From a region of the Janthinobacterium sp. 61 genome:
- the nirB gene encoding nitrite reductase large subunit NirB: MNHPLKIVVLGHGMVGHKFLERLALEDAPHLHVTVLCEEARPAYDRVHLSEFFSGKSAEELSLVAPGFFDKDNVVLKLNARAISIDRLAKSVTTSTGEVLRYDKLVFATGSTPFVPPLPGKERDGCFVYRTIEDLEAMLAWGAKSTTGVVIGGGLLGLECAKALRDLKLDTHVVEFAPRLMAVQVDEGGARVLRRKIEELGVTVHTQKNTLAIVDGVAAMHRMQFADGSYLEADMIVFSAGIRPRDELARACGLDVGARGGIVIDDSCVTSDPDIYAIGECALWGGLIFGLVAPGYDMARICARHVLQEEGEAAFKGADMSTKLKLMGVDVASLGDPHGNAPGSRSYQFTDERKQIYKKIVVSDCGKYLLGGVMVGDASEYGTLLQMMLNKIELPECPEFLILPQADGQQKVGLGVDALPESAQICSCNDVSKGALCAAVAEGATSIGALKSCTKAGTACGGCVPLVTQIMKAEMQKRGLAVNNHVCEHFAYSRQELHHLVRVGKIRSFGALLSAHGQGLGCDVCKPVAANILASCWNDFVLSPVHASLQDSNDYFLGNIQKDGTYSVVPRMPGGEVTADGLIAVGMVAKKYGLYTKITGGQRVDLFGARLDQLPAIWEELIAAGFESGHAYGKSLRTVKSCVGSTWCRYGVADSVGFAIRLENRYKGLRTPHKIKFGVSGCTRECAEAQGKDIGLIATEKGWNLYVCGNGGMKPRHAELLASDLDEATLVRYVDRFLMFYVRTADRLQRTSVWRDNLEGGLDYLKRVVIDDSLGIAHELEADMQHVVDTYACEWKEAISNPAVRQRFRHFVNSEKNDENVVFVEERGQIRPATPIERRSTVIPILAVEA, from the coding sequence ATGAACCACCCTTTGAAGATCGTCGTCCTCGGCCATGGCATGGTCGGGCATAAGTTCCTCGAACGACTGGCATTGGAAGACGCCCCGCACCTGCACGTCACGGTCTTGTGCGAAGAAGCGCGTCCCGCCTACGACCGCGTGCACCTGTCCGAATTTTTCAGCGGCAAATCGGCGGAAGAGCTGTCGCTGGTGGCGCCCGGTTTCTTCGACAAGGACAACGTCGTGTTGAAGCTCAATGCGCGGGCCATCTCCATCGACCGCCTGGCGAAGAGCGTCACGACCAGCACGGGCGAGGTATTGCGCTACGACAAACTGGTGTTCGCCACCGGCTCCACGCCTTTCGTGCCGCCGCTGCCGGGCAAGGAGCGCGATGGCTGCTTCGTCTATCGCACCATCGAAGACCTGGAAGCCATGCTGGCCTGGGGCGCCAAGTCCACCACGGGCGTGGTCATCGGCGGCGGGCTGCTGGGCCTAGAATGCGCGAAGGCCTTGCGCGATTTGAAGCTCGATACTCACGTGGTGGAATTCGCCCCGCGCCTGATGGCCGTGCAGGTCGATGAAGGCGGCGCGCGCGTCCTGCGCCGCAAGATCGAGGAACTGGGCGTGACCGTGCACACGCAAAAGAATACCCTGGCCATCGTCGACGGTGTAGCGGCCATGCACCGCATGCAGTTTGCCGATGGCAGTTACCTGGAAGCGGACATGATCGTCTTTTCGGCCGGCATCCGCCCCCGTGACGAACTGGCGCGCGCCTGCGGCCTGGACGTGGGAGCACGCGGCGGCATCGTCATCGACGACAGCTGCGTCACGTCCGATCCGGATATCTACGCCATCGGCGAATGTGCGCTGTGGGGCGGCTTGATCTTTGGCCTGGTGGCGCCCGGCTATGACATGGCGCGCATTTGCGCGCGCCATGTGTTGCAGGAAGAGGGAGAAGCCGCGTTCAAGGGCGCCGACATGAGCACCAAGCTCAAGTTGATGGGCGTGGACGTGGCCAGTCTGGGCGACCCGCACGGCAACGCGCCGGGCAGCCGCTCCTACCAGTTCACGGACGAGCGCAAGCAGATCTACAAGAAGATCGTCGTCTCCGATTGCGGCAAATACCTGCTGGGTGGCGTGATGGTGGGCGACGCCAGCGAATACGGCACGCTCCTGCAAATGATGCTGAATAAAATCGAGCTGCCGGAATGCCCCGAATTCCTGATCTTGCCGCAGGCCGACGGCCAGCAAAAGGTGGGACTGGGCGTGGACGCCTTGCCCGAGTCGGCGCAAATCTGCTCGTGCAATGACGTCTCGAAAGGCGCGCTGTGCGCCGCTGTCGCCGAGGGCGCCACGAGTATCGGCGCCCTCAAAAGCTGCACCAAGGCCGGCACCGCGTGTGGCGGCTGTGTGCCACTGGTGACGCAGATCATGAAGGCGGAAATGCAGAAGCGGGGCCTGGCCGTCAACAATCACGTGTGCGAGCACTTTGCATATTCGCGCCAGGAATTGCACCACCTGGTACGCGTGGGCAAAATCCGCAGCTTCGGCGCTCTGCTGTCCGCGCATGGACAGGGCCTGGGCTGCGACGTGTGCAAGCCCGTGGCGGCGAATATCCTCGCGTCTTGCTGGAACGATTTCGTCCTTTCGCCTGTGCACGCCAGCCTGCAGGATAGTAATGATTATTTCCTTGGCAATATCCAGAAGGATGGCACGTATTCGGTGGTGCCGCGCATGCCGGGCGGCGAAGTGACGGCCGACGGCTTGATCGCCGTGGGCATGGTGGCGAAGAAATACGGCCTGTACACCAAGATCACGGGCGGCCAGCGGGTCGACCTGTTCGGCGCCCGCTTGGACCAGTTGCCCGCCATCTGGGAAGAATTGATCGCGGCCGGCTTCGAATCGGGCCACGCCTATGGCAAATCCTTGCGTACGGTCAAATCGTGCGTCGGTTCCACCTGGTGCCGCTACGGCGTGGCCGACAGCGTGGGTTTCGCCATCCGACTGGAGAACCGCTACAAGGGCTTGCGCACGCCGCACAAGATCAAGTTCGGCGTCTCCGGCTGCACGCGCGAATGCGCCGAGGCGCAGGGCAAGGATATCGGCCTGATCGCCACGGAAAAAGGCTGGAACCTGTACGTGTGCGGCAATGGCGGCATGAAGCCGCGCCACGCGGAATTGCTGGCGTCCGATCTCGATGAAGCCACCCTGGTGCGCTATGTCGACCGCTTTTTGATGTTTTACGTGCGCACGGCCGACCGCCTGCAGCGCACCAGTGTGTGGCGCGACAACCTGGAAGGGGGACTCGATTACCTCAAGCGCGTCGTCATCGACGACAGCCTGGGCATCGCCCACGAGCTGGAAGCGGACATGCAGCACGTGGT
- a CDS encoding MFS transporter encodes MASQKATRIALFSLATPPMRAFHLTWMAFFVCFFAWFACAPLMPVIKGEFGLSLAQVANINIAAVAITILVRLIVGPLCDRYGPRKTYTGLLLLGAIPVLGVAASQSYESFLFFRLGIGAVGASFVITQYHTSVMFAPRVVGTANAAAAGWGNAGGGAAQALMPLLLGAVLMLGVSESLGWRIALLVPGVLMLLMAVLYWRYTQDCPEGNYSDLRKAGAAIEGGKGGGKSGGWDSFKAASSNYRVWLLFVTYGACFGIEIFIHNIAAVYYVDHFGLSLKSAGLAAGSFGLLALFARALGGWMSDKLALRGNLNSRVTLLFILMIGEGVGLLWFAKVDSVTYAVIAMLVFGLFTHMACGATYALVPFIDSRALGGVAGIIGAGGNVGAVAAGFLMKGTGDIRQTLIILSALVVISALCAIAARFTGLAAEPNMAAA; translated from the coding sequence ATGGCCAGCCAAAAAGCAACGCGCATCGCGCTCTTCTCCCTCGCCACCCCGCCCATGCGGGCATTCCACCTGACGTGGATGGCATTTTTCGTGTGTTTCTTCGCCTGGTTCGCCTGCGCACCGCTGATGCCGGTCATCAAGGGCGAGTTCGGCCTTTCCCTGGCGCAAGTGGCCAATATCAATATCGCGGCCGTCGCCATCACCATCCTCGTGCGCCTGATCGTGGGGCCATTGTGCGACCGCTACGGCCCGCGCAAGACGTACACGGGCTTGCTGCTGCTGGGCGCCATTCCCGTGCTGGGCGTAGCCGCTTCGCAAAGTTATGAAAGCTTTCTGTTCTTCCGCCTGGGCATCGGCGCCGTCGGTGCCAGCTTTGTCATCACGCAATATCACACCTCCGTGATGTTTGCGCCCCGCGTGGTGGGGACGGCGAATGCGGCCGCCGCCGGCTGGGGCAATGCGGGCGGCGGCGCGGCGCAGGCGCTGATGCCGCTGCTGCTCGGCGCCGTGCTGATGCTGGGCGTGTCCGAGTCGCTGGGCTGGCGCATCGCCCTGCTGGTGCCGGGCGTGCTGATGCTGCTGATGGCTGTCCTCTACTGGCGCTATACGCAGGATTGCCCGGAAGGAAATTATTCAGACTTGCGCAAGGCTGGCGCGGCCATCGAGGGTGGCAAAGGTGGTGGCAAAAGCGGGGGCTGGGACAGCTTCAAGGCCGCCAGTTCCAACTACCGCGTGTGGCTGCTGTTCGTCACCTACGGCGCCTGCTTCGGCATCGAGATTTTCATCCACAACATCGCCGCCGTGTACTACGTCGACCATTTCGGCCTGTCGTTGAAATCCGCAGGCCTGGCCGCCGGCAGCTTCGGCTTGCTGGCCCTGTTTGCCCGTGCCCTGGGTGGCTGGATGTCCGATAAATTGGCCCTGCGCGGCAACCTGAACAGCCGCGTGACCCTGCTGTTCATCCTGATGATAGGCGAAGGCGTGGGTTTGCTGTGGTTTGCGAAAGTCGACAGCGTCACGTACGCCGTCATCGCCATGCTGGTCTTCGGCTTGTTCACCCACATGGCTTGCGGCGCCACCTACGCGCTGGTGCCCTTTATTGATAGCCGTGCGCTCGGCGGCGTGGCCGGCATCATCGGCGCGGGCGGCAATGTGGGCGCCGTGGCGGCCGGTTTCCTGATGAAGGGCACGGGCGACATTCGCCAGACCCTGATCATCCTCAGCGCGCTGGTGGTGATCTCGGCCTTGTGCGCCATCGCCGCCCGATTTACGGGGCTGGCGGCGGAACCGAACATGGCTGCGGCCTGA
- a CDS encoding CehA/McbA family metallohydrolase, with the protein MLLLTWSNSAAAHEPKEHSELDATVVAHFRAAAGARTSPAHTFIVWLAYPDEGRTHAVRWTLTLSGPGPQGAMQRRWSGTHEVGAGGQNVTLPWDGRADADARERRARVPDGLYQLRLLAVADAGTPQQTQVEQQWHIQLLRGRGTAPRVPAFQAAQQQLPGLDGQVDYRIVYANLHSQTRHSDGGAALDACHGAQDPQTAPYGPIDAYQYAQQHGLDALLTSEHNHMYDGSDGTNGAATAAEATALYQTGLAEAAAYTAAHPGFLALYGMEWGVINKGGHLNIFNSEQLLGWERNASGELLADVETPKGDYAGLYALMRERGWIAQFNHPAQAGQFLVNGQPLGYTPDGDAAMVLCEVMNTSAFSTSDKESETRRSNYEAACNRALAAGYHVAFSSNQDNHCANWGASYGNRTAVLVASPVAGMPLTRDSFLEALRARRVFATMDKHAQLLLTANGKLMGERFDNHGPLQLVTHFSNRAGRQAAAVAVFHGVPGGNGSVTQLSDQADITLTPAPGPHFYYARLTQDDGNIIWSAPVWVNQLP; encoded by the coding sequence GTGTTGCTCCTTACATGGAGCAACAGTGCTGCCGCGCACGAGCCTAAGGAACACAGCGAACTCGACGCCACCGTCGTCGCACACTTCCGCGCCGCAGCCGGTGCGCGGACAAGCCCGGCGCACACATTTATCGTGTGGCTCGCCTATCCCGACGAGGGCCGCACCCATGCGGTGCGCTGGACATTGACACTGTCCGGCCCCGGCCCGCAAGGCGCCATGCAGAGGCGCTGGTCAGGCACACATGAGGTGGGCGCTGGCGGCCAGAACGTCACCCTGCCCTGGGATGGCCGCGCCGACGCCGATGCGCGCGAACGGCGCGCGCGGGTTCCTGACGGCTTGTACCAGCTGCGCCTGCTGGCCGTGGCAGACGCCGGCACGCCGCAGCAGACGCAGGTGGAGCAGCAATGGCACATCCAGCTGCTGCGGGGGCGTGGCACGGCGCCCAGGGTGCCCGCCTTCCAGGCCGCCCAGCAACAACTGCCCGGCCTGGATGGCCAGGTGGACTACCGCATCGTCTACGCCAACCTGCACAGCCAGACGCGCCACAGCGACGGCGGCGCGGCGCTCGACGCCTGCCATGGCGCACAAGACCCGCAAACGGCGCCCTACGGTCCCATCGATGCCTACCAATATGCGCAGCAACATGGGCTAGACGCGCTGCTGACGTCCGAGCACAACCATATGTATGACGGTTCTGACGGCACGAATGGCGCTGCCACCGCTGCCGAAGCGACAGCTCTGTACCAGACGGGACTGGCCGAAGCGGCCGCCTACACGGCTGCCCACCCCGGCTTCCTCGCCCTGTACGGCATGGAATGGGGCGTCATCAACAAGGGTGGCCACCTGAATATCTTCAATAGCGAGCAGTTGCTGGGATGGGAAAGAAATGCCAGCGGCGAACTGCTGGCTGACGTGGAAACGCCGAAGGGCGATTATGCGGGCCTGTACGCGCTGATGCGCGAACGGGGCTGGATAGCCCAATTCAACCATCCGGCGCAAGCGGGCCAGTTTCTCGTCAACGGCCAGCCGCTGGGCTACACACCCGATGGCGACGCGGCCATGGTGCTGTGCGAAGTGATGAATACCTCCGCCTTTTCCACCAGCGACAAGGAATCGGAGACGCGGCGCAGCAATTACGAGGCCGCTTGCAACCGGGCCCTGGCGGCCGGCTACCACGTGGCTTTCAGCAGCAATCAGGACAACCACTGCGCCAACTGGGGCGCGTCGTATGGCAACCGTACGGCCGTGCTGGTGGCCAGCCCGGTCGCCGGCATGCCCTTGACACGCGACAGTTTCCTGGAGGCACTGCGCGCGCGCCGCGTTTTCGCCACCATGGACAAACATGCGCAGCTGCTGTTGACGGCCAATGGCAAGTTGATGGGCGAGCGTTTCGACAACCACGGCCCCTTGCAGCTGGTCACCCATTTCAGCAACAGGGCGGGGCGGCAAGCGGCCGCCGTCGCGGTTTTCCACGGCGTGCCGGGCGGCAATGGGTCCGTCACCCAACTGTCGGACCAGGCTGACATCACCCTCACGCCCGCGCCCGGCCCGCATTTCTATTATGCGCGGCTGACGCAGGATGACGGCAACATCATCTGGTCCGCGCCCGTGTGGGTGAATCAGTTGCCGTGA
- a CDS encoding LysR family transcriptional regulator gives MDKLDTMRAFVRVVETGSFTKAADTLHMSRTSVTQLVQQLEARLRLKLLNRTTRKVNVTADGAEYYERIVPVLASLDDIEASLPGAAALPRGQLRVDVPSPLASLLLVPALPQFYARYPDIQLDMGASDRMVDVIGDNVDCVIRGGEMRDQSLMARKIGDLQLAVYAAPGYLARAGTPSHPQELEEARHRIVRFRWGRGGNGFSTVLRHDGRSVTIQGQYALSIDDGNAYLAAGLAGLGALWLPDYMARAHVAAGALIPLFGDWQIDPMPLYLAYPPNRHVSKKLRVFIDWVVELMAQQAPLQPDTREFLPPR, from the coding sequence ATGGACAAGTTGGATACGATGCGGGCGTTCGTGCGGGTGGTCGAGACGGGCAGCTTCACCAAGGCGGCCGACACCTTGCACATGAGTCGTACCAGCGTGACGCAGCTGGTGCAGCAGCTGGAGGCCCGTTTGCGCCTTAAGTTGCTCAACCGTACGACGCGCAAGGTCAATGTCACGGCCGATGGCGCCGAGTATTACGAACGCATCGTGCCCGTGCTGGCCAGCCTGGACGACATTGAAGCCAGCTTGCCCGGCGCTGCGGCGCTACCCCGTGGCCAGTTGCGGGTGGATGTGCCCAGCCCGCTCGCCAGCCTGCTGCTGGTGCCGGCGCTGCCGCAATTTTACGCGCGTTATCCGGACATCCAGCTGGATATGGGCGCCAGCGACCGCATGGTCGATGTGATTGGCGACAATGTCGATTGCGTCATTCGTGGCGGCGAGATGCGCGACCAGTCCTTGATGGCGCGCAAGATCGGCGACTTGCAACTGGCCGTGTACGCCGCGCCAGGCTACCTGGCGCGCGCAGGCACGCCCAGCCATCCACAGGAACTGGAAGAGGCACGGCACCGTATCGTTCGCTTTCGCTGGGGGCGTGGCGGCAACGGCTTTTCCACTGTGCTGCGGCACGATGGCAGGAGCGTGACGATCCAGGGCCAGTATGCGCTGTCGATTGACGATGGCAATGCCTATCTGGCGGCGGGGCTGGCGGGCCTGGGCGCGTTGTGGCTACCGGATTACATGGCCAGGGCGCATGTGGCGGCAGGGGCCCTGATTCCCTTGTTCGGGGACTGGCAGATCGATCCCATGCCCTTGTACCTGGCATATCCGCCCAACCGCCATGTCAGCAAGAAGCTGCGCGTATTTATTGATTGGGTCGTCGAATTGATGGCGCAGCAGGCGCCGCTGCAGCCAGACACGCGGGAATTTCTGCCGCCACGCTAA
- a CDS encoding RidA family protein, whose protein sequence is MTTRDVVFPPGRQALYEKNRYSPAVRANGLLFVSGQVGSRADGSPEPELEAQVRLAFDNLNAILQAAHCTFDDVVDVTLFLVEPEATFQRIWDIVLAEYWGDAPHPTVTAVGVTWLYGFQFEIKVVAKLPA, encoded by the coding sequence ATGACCACCCGCGACGTCGTCTTTCCACCTGGTCGCCAGGCGCTGTATGAAAAAAACCGCTATTCCCCCGCCGTGCGGGCCAACGGCTTGCTGTTCGTCTCCGGCCAGGTGGGCAGCCGCGCCGATGGCTCGCCAGAACCGGAACTGGAAGCGCAAGTCAGGCTGGCCTTCGACAACCTCAACGCCATCCTGCAGGCCGCCCATTGCACATTCGACGACGTGGTCGACGTGACCCTCTTCCTGGTCGAACCGGAAGCGACATTCCAGCGCATCTGGGACATTGTGCTGGCCGAGTACTGGGGCGATGCACCCCACCCCACCGTCACGGCCGTGGGAGTGACGTGGCTGTACGGCTTCCAGTTTGAGATCAAGGTAGTGGCAAAGTTGCCAGCGTAG
- a CDS encoding prolyl oligopeptidase family protein gives MSSYRTFASSMLLGLAAAGIAHAQAPAPAASTSPADPHLWLEEVLGDKPLAWVKQHNAVTTKELEARPGFPALQARLKTILNSKERIPYVSKEGDFYYNFWRDAQHVRGIWRRTTLAQYQLAEPTWETVIDLDQLAAGENENWVWGGASCLYPKGERCLISLSRGGGDAKVVREYDVAKRTFVDGGFTLPEAKGSASWIDQDTLFVSTDFGPGTMTSSGYPRIIKEWRRGTPLAQAQTLYEAKADDLSAGAYKDFTPGYEHQFIERQIDFYSGEMFLRDGANLKKVPKPDDATAFTVRDQLVITLRSDWKVNGKTYVQGSLLATDFKSFMQGKQELEVLYAPTATSSLDNVTPTKSTILVTTLDKVKNRLTELRHVNGKWQRRAVDAPKLGTLAVSALDPVDSDQYFLTVTDFLNPTTLYLATAQSDKRTKIKSLPAYYDAAPYKVEQFESTSKDGTKVPYFAIMGKKTKFNGSNPTVLYGYGGFEVSLKPSYSGTTGVAWLEKGGVYVLANIRGGGEFGPRWHQAALKENRQRAYDDFISVAQDLIKRKVTSPRHLGIMGGSNGGLLTGAVLVQRPDLFNAVVSQVPLLDMRRYNKLLAGASWMGEYGDPDVPEQWAYISKYSPYQNVFKDKKYPRVLLTTSTRDDRVHPGHARKMVAKMEEQGHDVLYWENTEGGHAGAANNDQQALMWALTYTFLLEQLK, from the coding sequence ATGTCGTCATATCGCACCTTTGCCAGCAGCATGCTGCTCGGCCTGGCCGCAGCGGGCATCGCCCATGCACAAGCACCCGCACCCGCCGCTTCCACTTCTCCGGCCGATCCCCATTTGTGGCTGGAAGAAGTCCTCGGCGACAAGCCGCTGGCCTGGGTCAAGCAGCACAATGCCGTCACCACCAAAGAATTGGAAGCCCGGCCCGGCTTCCCGGCCCTGCAGGCGCGCCTGAAAACCATCCTCAATTCGAAGGAACGCATTCCCTACGTCAGCAAGGAAGGCGATTTTTACTACAATTTCTGGCGCGACGCCCAGCATGTGCGTGGCATCTGGCGCCGCACCACGCTGGCGCAGTACCAGCTGGCCGAACCGACCTGGGAAACCGTAATCGACCTCGACCAGCTGGCCGCCGGCGAAAATGAAAACTGGGTCTGGGGCGGCGCTTCCTGCCTGTATCCGAAGGGCGAACGCTGCCTCATTTCCCTGTCGCGCGGCGGCGGCGATGCCAAGGTGGTGCGTGAATACGACGTGGCGAAACGCACCTTTGTCGACGGCGGCTTCACCCTGCCGGAAGCGAAGGGCAGCGCCAGCTGGATCGACCAGGATACCCTGTTCGTCTCCACCGATTTCGGCCCAGGCACGATGACCAGCTCCGGCTACCCGCGTATCATCAAAGAGTGGCGGCGCGGCACGCCGCTGGCGCAGGCGCAAACGCTGTACGAAGCCAAGGCCGACGATCTGAGCGCCGGCGCCTACAAGGACTTCACGCCTGGCTACGAACACCAGTTCATCGAGCGGCAGATCGATTTCTACAGCGGCGAAATGTTCCTGCGCGACGGCGCCAACTTGAAGAAGGTGCCAAAACCGGACGACGCGACGGCATTCACCGTGCGCGACCAGCTGGTCATCACACTGCGCTCGGACTGGAAAGTGAACGGCAAGACCTATGTGCAAGGCTCCCTGCTGGCCACCGACTTCAAGTCCTTCATGCAGGGCAAGCAAGAGCTGGAAGTACTGTACGCGCCCACGGCCACGTCTTCGCTGGACAATGTCACGCCAACGAAATCAACCATCCTCGTGACAACCCTGGACAAGGTCAAGAACCGCCTGACGGAACTGCGCCACGTGAACGGCAAGTGGCAGCGCCGCGCCGTCGATGCGCCAAAACTGGGCACCCTGGCCGTCAGCGCGCTCGATCCCGTCGACTCGGACCAGTACTTCCTGACAGTAACGGACTTCCTCAACCCGACCACCCTGTATCTGGCCACGGCGCAAAGCGACAAGCGGACCAAAATCAAGTCGCTGCCCGCCTACTATGACGCGGCGCCGTACAAGGTGGAGCAGTTCGAATCGACGTCGAAGGATGGCACCAAGGTGCCGTATTTTGCCATCATGGGCAAGAAGACGAAGTTCAACGGCAGCAACCCTACCGTGCTGTATGGCTATGGCGGCTTCGAAGTGTCACTCAAACCGAGCTACAGCGGCACCACGGGCGTGGCCTGGCTGGAAAAGGGCGGCGTGTATGTGCTGGCGAATATCCGCGGCGGCGGCGAATTCGGCCCCCGCTGGCACCAGGCGGCGCTGAAGGAAAACCGCCAGCGCGCGTATGACGATTTCATCTCCGTGGCGCAAGACCTGATCAAGCGCAAGGTTACCAGTCCGCGCCACCTGGGCATCATGGGCGGCAGCAATGGCGGCCTGCTGACGGGCGCCGTGCTGGTGCAGCGCCCCGACCTGTTCAACGCCGTCGTCAGCCAGGTGCCGCTGCTCGACATGCGCCGCTATAACAAGCTGCTGGCGGGCGCCTCGTGGATGGGAGAGTACGGCGACCCGGACGTGCCGGAACAATGGGCTTACATCAGCAAGTACTCGCCGTACCAGAACGTCTTCAAGGACAAGAAATATCCACGCGTGCTGTTGACCACCTCGACGCGCGACGACCGGGTCCACCCCGGCCATGCGCGCAAGATGGTGGCGAAGATGGAAGAACAAGGCCACGACGTACTGTACTGGGAAAACACGGAAGGCGGCCATGCGGGCGCCGCCAACAACGACCAGCAGGCGCTGATGTGGGCGCTGACCTACACCTTCCTGCTCGAGCAGCTGAAATAA
- a CDS encoding glutathione S-transferase family protein: protein MKLIISPRTPNPRRVTMFIAEKGITGIEEVALDLMAGQHRDPAFLAKNPLGRVPVLELADGRVLTETRAICTYLEGLQPQPNLMGEGFEERAFIEMADRRVELHLFSAAANWVRHGHPALVALENPQFPDFATAQAGKLRETAQWLDQVLASQPYIAGDRFTIADITAFCALEFARGLMKYRPGAEGLQHLQAYRDRIAERPSAQLK from the coding sequence ATGAAACTGATTATCAGCCCCCGCACGCCCAATCCACGCCGCGTCACCATGTTCATCGCCGAGAAGGGCATCACCGGCATCGAGGAAGTGGCGCTCGACCTGATGGCGGGCCAGCACCGCGATCCCGCCTTCCTGGCGAAAAACCCGCTGGGCCGCGTGCCCGTGCTGGAATTGGCGGACGGGCGCGTTTTGACCGAGACGCGCGCCATCTGCACCTACTTGGAAGGTTTGCAGCCGCAGCCCAATTTGATGGGCGAGGGTTTCGAGGAGCGCGCCTTCATTGAAATGGCCGACCGCCGCGTGGAACTGCATTTGTTCAGCGCCGCCGCCAACTGGGTGCGCCACGGCCATCCGGCCCTGGTGGCGCTGGAAAACCCGCAGTTTCCCGATTTCGCCACGGCGCAGGCGGGCAAGCTGCGCGAAACGGCGCAATGGCTGGACCAGGTGCTGGCCAGCCAGCCCTACATCGCCGGCGATCGTTTCACGATTGCCGACATCACGGCCTTTTGCGCGCTGGAATTCGCACGGGGCCTGATGAAGTATCGGCCGGGCGCGGAAGGGCTGCAGCACTTGCAGGCCTACCGCGACCGCATCGCCGAACGTCCCAGCGCGCAGCTGAAGTAA